A stretch of DNA from Spirosoma endbachense:
GTCGTCCGCTCCCTAATGTGCTGGTTGAAATCTGGCAGGCTAATGCTGCTGGTCGGTATATCCACAAAGCGGAAATTCACGATGCACCCCTTGATCCTAATTTTTTAGGGGCCGGACGTCTGCTGACTGATGCAGAAGGCCGGTATTCATTTTACACCATTAAACCAGGTGCATATCCCTGGGGTAATCATTACAATGCGTGGCGTCCCAACCATATTCATTTTTCGGTGATCGGCCATCATCTCGACCAGCGATTAGTGACCCAGATGTATTTTCCGGGCGATCCGCTATTTGCCTATGACCCCATTTTTCAGTCGGTTCCCAGGCATGCCAGAGAGTTGCTCATTGCCCGATTCAGTATGGATTGGACAGAGCCTGAGTTTGCCCTGGCGTATGAGTTCAATATTGTGCTGAATGGTCGGAATCAAACCCCGTTTGAGTCATGAATACCTTACCAATTACGCCCTCCCAGACAGTGGGTCCTTTTTTTGCCTACGGCCTCACTGCCCGCCAGTATGGTTACGATTATACAAGCCTGATGGATGGGATGCTGATTGAGCCGCGCGAAAATCGGGGGAAGATCATTTATATCACTGGGTGTATTATTGATGGAAATGGAACTTCCGTTTCCGATGCGATAGTCGAACTATGGCAGGCTGATGCCCAGGGCCAATATGCTACTGAACCAATTGCCTATCCGCCCAACCATGCCACGTTTACGGGCTTTGGTCGCTTTGGCACCGGTACAACAGCTAACCACGAATTTCTCTTTACGACGCTTAAACCGGGTTTCACAGCTGAAGATTCGGCTCCGCACATCAATGTCATTCTGTTTATGCGCGGGTCTCTCCGAACACTATACACCCGGCTCTATTTTTCGGACGAACCGGAAGCGAACAGTCGGGATACGTTCCTGAACTCGATTGACCCCGACCGGCGGAGTACGCTCCTGGCAATAAAGCGTACGGATGGCCATTACCAGTTCGATATCCGATTACAAGGTCCCAGTGAAACAGTCTTTTTTGATTTATAGGAGCCCCTTATCGTGCTAGCTGAATCGATTTTCACCACTCCGCTGATGGAGGCTCTTTTTTCAGATGTTACCGAACTGCGGTTTATGCTGGCTTTCGAGTCTGCATTAGCCGCGGCCCAGGCTGACGTGGGTGTAATTCCGACCCTGGCAGCAACGACTATAGCGGACGTTTGCCAGCAAACAGATTGGGATACGGAACAGATACGGCAACAAACACTGCTGGCTGGCAATCCAGCCATTCCGTTTGTCAACTTGCTGAAAGAGCGGATTGGTTGGAAAAGCCCCGAATCAGTTCGGTACGTTCATTGGGGAGCAACTAGCCAGGATGTTATCGATACGGCGTTGATGTGCCAATTGAAACAGGCATTGGAGCAACTCCGCGCTGATTTGGACCTGCTGAACAGACAGCTGACAACCCTGGCTCACACCCATCAGCATACACCGATGATGGGAAGAACTTTATTGCAGCAGGCGCTGCCGATTACGTTTGCCGACAAAGTTATGGGTTGGCTCGACGGGTTACTACGTTCAGTGGACCGACTGGACCGAATAATGAAGGAGTGCATCGTCCTGCAATTGGGCGGGCCGGTCGGCAATGCCGTAACGCTGGGCGTACACAGTCTGGCAATTCGGGAGAAGGTAGCCACTACGCTGGGACTCGGAACAACTAAACTCACCTGGCACACCCAGCGAGATCAGCTAGCCGACATAGCAGCCATGCTTGGTATTCTGAACGGATCGTTGGGTAAACTGGCCAACGATGTCATTCTGCTGATGCAGACTGAGGTTGGCGAAGTTCGGGAAGGGGCCGCTGAGGGTAAAGGTGGATCCTCGTCCATGCCTCATAAGCGCAATCCGGTCACGTCTACGTTTATGGTAGCCATCGCTCACCGCACGCCCGCCCTAGTGGCCAGTCTGCTGGGTTCGATGATGCAGCCCCACGAACGAGCTGCCGGAGCCTGGCATAGCGAATGGCCCGTTATTCGTGACGTAGTGAAACTCACCGCAGCCAACCTGCACTACGCCAATGACCTGATCGGTAGCCTGGAGGTCGATACAGAACGGATGCAACAGAATCTCAAGTCGACAAATTGACAATGGCCGAACTCGTTATAAACGGAACCCCGATGCATTACCAGTTCGACGGCCTTGAGCAAGGGCCGGTTGTGCTGTTTTCCAATTCATTAGGCGCTGATCTGACAATGTGGGATGGCGTAGCGGATAAACTGCGTGCCCATTTCCGAATGCTGCGCTATGACACACGCGGACATGGGCAGACGCCCGCTTTGGCAAGCCCCATTAGTATGGCTGATTTGGGTCAGGATGTGATTGGATTGCTCGATGCGCTGAAGATTCAAACCATTTATTTCTGTGGATTGTCGATGGGTGGTTTGATTGGGCAATGGCTGGCGATCCATCATCCAGAACGTATTAGCAAACTGGTTCTCAGTAATACAGCCGCTAAAATCGGCACGTCTACTACGTGGAATGAACGCATAGAAACAGTTAGCCAGCAAGGTCTTTCGTCCATTGTTGATGCCGTATTAAGCCGTTGGCTGACACCGGAATTTCGGCATGCAAATCCAGATACACTAACTCGGTTATTAGCTACGTTTCGGGCAAATACAGACGCGGGCTACCTCGCCTGTTGCGCGGCCATTCGGGATACTGATTTACGGGATGACATTCATCGCATCACTGCGCCAACGCTTATCATTGCGGGTACTCATGACCCGGTGACGACCGTTGCAGATGGCCAGCTTATACAGAAAAAAATTACTGATGCTCAGTTAGTTGAACTGGCAGCCGCGCACCTATCGGCTGTTGAAGTGGCTGATGCATTTGCTCAGGCACTTCAAGAGTTTTTACCTAAACCTATTGCGGAACAAAAGTGTCTGGAATGGATGCTTTCAGATCGCGCTACGTATGATGCCGGTATGGCTGTCCGTCGGGACGTGTTGGGCAGTGCCCACGTCGACCGGGCTAACGCGGGTATTACGGATTTTAATGCTGATTTTCAGGATTTCATTACTCGCTATGCCTGGGGCGAAATCTGGACCCGACCTGGTTTGTCACGCCATTCCAGAAGCCTCATTACGTTAGGGATGCTGATTGCGCTAAACCGCGAAGCGGAATTCAAAATGCACGTGCGGGCAGCCTTCAACAACGGCGTAACTGTGGATGAAATCAAGGAAGTGATCATGCATTCAGCGCTGTATTGTGGCCTGCCAGCCGCCAATGCTGCTTTTCATGCTGCGAGCGAAATTCTAAATGAACAACGACTATGAACCACCACACGCAGGTAGGGATCATTGGGGCTGGACCAGCAGGCCTGTTGTTGTCGCAACTGTTGCATCAGGAGGGCATTCGTTCGGTTGTACTGGAAAACAGAACAAGGGAGCGTGTTGAGAGTCGGCAACGGGCAGGGTTACTTGAACAGAATACCGTTGACCGGCTTCAACAGGCCGGTGCCAGCGACCGACTTGACCGGGAAGGACTTGTTCATGATGGAGTTATCCTTAGTTACAATGGGCAGCGTCACCGAATTGATCTAGCTCAACTGACCGATGGCTCTCGGGTGACCATCTACGCCCAAACCGAAGTGGTGAAAGACCTGATACGACTGCGATTGGACGCAGATAGCCAGCAAAATTCCACCCAACGGAGTACCGCCCAATCTATTTTGTTTGAAGCTGAAGCGAAACGCATCGACGGATTGGAGACTCCTGCGCCGACAATTCATTATACTCAAAACGGCGAAAAGCATACGCTCACCTGCGATTTTGTGGCGGGTTGCGACGGTTTTCATGGTATTAGCCGTGCGTCGATCCCCAGCGAACTGACTAAAGTTTACGACAAAGTTTATCCATACTGCTGGTTGGGCATTCTGGCGAAGGTGCCCCCTTCGACTCATGAGTTAATCTACGCCTACCACGAGCGGGGATTTGCTCTGCATAGCATGCGTTCATCGGAAATTTCCCGATTGTATGTGCAGTGCAACGTAGCGGATAGATTGGAAGACTGGCCCGACGAGCGCATTTGGTCCGAACTCCAGATTCGACTGGGGTCTACGGGATGGGTGTTGGCTGAAGGGCCGATTCTGGAAAAAACCATTACTCCTATGCGGAGCTTCGTGAGTGAGCCCATGCAGCACGGGCGGCTTTTTCTGGCAGGTGATTCGGCGCATATCGTTCCCCCAACGGGTGCCAAAGGGCTTAATATGGCCGTGGCCGATACCGGTCATCTTTTCGATGCGCTAATGACCTGGTATCGCGAGGGTAGTCGTGCTGATTTAGACACCTACACCGAAGGCTGTATGCGCCGGGTGTGGCGGGTGCAGGAGTTTTCTAACTTCATGACCGAGTTACTGCATCATAATCCTGAAAGAACGCCTTTCGATGCTCACTTACAGGCATCCCGATTTAATCAATTAATCACGAGCCAAGCTGCTTCGGCGTTGGTTGCTGAAAACTACGTGGGCCTCGCGGCCAAACAATCCGCCGAAGCTACGACGTAAATCAACCTACCCGAAAGACTAAAACGGTCGGGTAGTTCTAACGGAATGAGTACGCTATGAAAACAGTACCACAACTTACCGTAGCTGACGCTGCGGCTTTGGTGAACGAAGGAGATACCCTGCTGCAGGGCGGATTTGGGATGACAGGTAACCCTGTTCATTTGATGCACGCGCTTGCAGAAACCGGAATCAAAGACCTCACCTTTATCGGCAATAACGTCGGCGAAACAGGTATTGGTGGGGGGCGCTTGCTCCGAAATGGTCAAATCAAAAAGATGATCGGCTCGTTTTTTACCTCGAATCCAGATGCTGTGAAAGCGGCTCAAAGTGGCCAGGTGGACTATGAACTATTACCACAGGGAACGCTGGCTGAAGCCATTCGGGCTGGTGGAGCTGGTATCGGGGGGTTTTATACACCTACATCGGCAGGAACCCCATTGGCCCAGGGTCGTGAAACCAAACTCATCGATGGCATTGAGCACGTATTCATCAAAAGTATCCGGGGCAATGTCGCTTTTGTGCGGGCCTGGCGGGCCGATACGGCAGGGAATCTACAATACCGCATGACCGAAAATAATTTCAATAAGGCTATGGCGACGGCTGCCGATTTAGTCATTGCTGAGGTAGAAGAAATCGTACCAGTGGGCCAGATTGCACCAGAAGAGGTGCATACGCCCGGTTGTTTCGTCGATTATCTGGTGCAGGCGACTCTGACACTGGAGGATTTAGGTAGTTCAGCTTCGGTTTCGACCTCCAAAAAAGTCGATGAGGTTCGGATGAATATGGCCCGACGGGCATTGGTCGAATTAAAAAAAGGCGATGTGGTCAACCTGGGCATTGGCATCCCGACGCTGATTGCTGACCTGATTACTGACGAGCATGGCATCATTCTGCATACTGAAAACGGCATGCTGGGCGTCGGGCCAGGTCCGGCCGATGGGGGCGGAGCCATGGATTACCCCGTCAACGCGGGAAAAATTCCGGTTACTGCTCTGAAAGGAAGCAGTTATTTCGACAGCGCCGATTCATTTGCGATGATTCGGGGTGGGCATATCGACGTAGCGATTATGGGTGGTCTGGAAGTGGACGAAACCGCCAACTTAGCCAATTGGGCTGTTCCGGGAAAACCGTTATTGGGTGTTGGTGGAGCGATGGATTTGGCGAAGGGTGCGAAACGGTTGATTATCACCATGACCCACGTGAACCCGGATGGTTCGCCTAAGCTAGTTCAGCAGTGTACACTCCCGCTGACGGCAATGGGCGTGGTGGATATGGTCATCACCGATTTGGCCGTCTTTGCCTTTCCCGCGGGTAAACTAACCCTATTGGAACTGATGCCCGGTGCTACCCTGGACGACGTACGAGCTAAAACAAGCGCGACATTTTTAATGAGTGAAAGAATGAAAGAGTGAGGTCCGGCATTCCGGCTGACGCATCAGCAGTTCTCTCGCACCTGCCACTCTTTCGCACTTTCATTCTTTCACTCATTAAAAATCTTTCTTTCAATCATGAACGAAGCCTATATTATTGACGCCATCCGCACCCCGATTGGCAATTTCGGGGGTAGTCTTTCAACCGTACGGGCGGATGATTTGGCGGCACTGCCTATTAAAGAGTTGCTGAAACGAAATCCGAATCTGCCTGCCGATGCTATTGACGATGTTATACTGGGGTGTCATAATCAGGCAGGGGAAGATAATCGGAACGTAGCCCGCATGGCGCTTTTGCTGGCCGGGTTGCCTTATACTGTGCCAGGCGAAACGGTCAATCGGTTGTGTTCATCGGGAATGTCGGCGGTGATTCATGCCAATCGAGCCATTAAGGCGGGCGATGGCGATGTATTCATTGCTGGTGGGATGGAACACATGACACGGGGGCCGTGGGTGATCTCTAAAACATCGAAACCATTTGGAAACGATGCCCAGATGTTCGATTCCAGTTTCGGCTGGCGCTTCATCAATCCTAAAATGCAGGCTATGTACGGGGTTGATGCCATGGGTATAACGGCCGAGAATCTGGCCGAAATCTACCACATCAGCCGCGAAGATCAGGACTTGTTTGCCTATCACTCCCAGCAAAAAGCGACCAAAGCGCAGCAATCGGGCCGACTTGCCGAGGAGATTGTAGCCGTCGAAATTCCGGTAAAGAAAGGAGAGCCTATTGTCTTCAGAACCGACGAATTCGTTAAGCCCAACACGGCACTAGCGGTGCTGGCTACCCTGAAACCGGCTTTCAAAAAAGAGGGGGGCGTAACGGCGGGTAACTCTGCTGGTTTGAACGACGGAGCAGCAGCCATGATCGTCGCTTCGCAAGAGGGAGTAAATCGCTATCAATTAACGCCTAAAGCCCGGATTGTCGCTTCTGCCGTAGTTGGCGTTGAGCCGCGTATTATGGGAATTGGTCCAGTTCCCGCAACGAAGAAAGTCCTGCAAAAAGCCGGATTACAGCTGGATGATATCGATGTTATTGAACTGAACGAAGCCTTTGCGGCCCAGTCGCTGGCCTGCATTCGGGAACTGGGAATGGCCGACAACGACCCGCGCGTCAATCCGAATGGGGGAGCCATTGCCCTGGGGCATCCACTAGGCATGTCGGGGACGCGGCTGGTGCAAACCGCTGTGCTCGAATTGCAACGGCAGAACAAACGCTATGCACTGGCGACCATGTGTGTGGGCGTAGGTATGGGCTACGCGATTGTGCTTGAGCGGGCGAATTAATGAATTGAATGTATCGACTATATACACTTTACCCTTACAATAGCCCGCTGATTTTTATGATGAATATGATTTAGATATGATTTTAACCGGGAAGCCGAATTGACCTATCAACATTCTGGTAGAAGCATACCTGTTCTTAACAATCATAAAAATCAGCGGGCTATTATAACCTTACATAAAACCTA
This window harbors:
- the pcaH gene encoding protocatechuate 3,4-dioxygenase subunit beta — its product is MELSSPQSDALSTHPAHLSPGYKSTILRSPTRPLLLVPEQMKNLRMPVFGESCLGPFDNDLTKNARRNGEPIGERIKIAGQVLDASGRPLPNVLVEIWQANAAGRYIHKAEIHDAPLDPNFLGAGRLLTDAEGRYSFYTIKPGAYPWGNHYNAWRPNHIHFSVIGHHLDQRLVTQMYFPGDPLFAYDPIFQSVPRHARELLIARFSMDWTEPEFALAYEFNIVLNGRNQTPFES
- the pcaG gene encoding protocatechuate 3,4-dioxygenase subunit alpha, which encodes MNTLPITPSQTVGPFFAYGLTARQYGYDYTSLMDGMLIEPRENRGKIIYITGCIIDGNGTSVSDAIVELWQADAQGQYATEPIAYPPNHATFTGFGRFGTGTTANHEFLFTTLKPGFTAEDSAPHINVILFMRGSLRTLYTRLYFSDEPEANSRDTFLNSIDPDRRSTLLAIKRTDGHYQFDIRLQGPSETVFFDL
- the pcaB gene encoding 3-carboxy-cis,cis-muconate cycloisomerase, yielding MLAESIFTTPLMEALFSDVTELRFMLAFESALAAAQADVGVIPTLAATTIADVCQQTDWDTEQIRQQTLLAGNPAIPFVNLLKERIGWKSPESVRYVHWGATSQDVIDTALMCQLKQALEQLRADLDLLNRQLTTLAHTHQHTPMMGRTLLQQALPITFADKVMGWLDGLLRSVDRLDRIMKECIVLQLGGPVGNAVTLGVHSLAIREKVATTLGLGTTKLTWHTQRDQLADIAAMLGILNGSLGKLANDVILLMQTEVGEVREGAAEGKGGSSSMPHKRNPVTSTFMVAIAHRTPALVASLLGSMMQPHERAAGAWHSEWPVIRDVVKLTAANLHYANDLIGSLEVDTERMQQNLKSTN
- the pcaDC gene encoding bifunctional 3-oxoadipate enol-lactonase/4-carboxymuconolactone decarboxylase PcaDC — encoded protein: MAELVINGTPMHYQFDGLEQGPVVLFSNSLGADLTMWDGVADKLRAHFRMLRYDTRGHGQTPALASPISMADLGQDVIGLLDALKIQTIYFCGLSMGGLIGQWLAIHHPERISKLVLSNTAAKIGTSTTWNERIETVSQQGLSSIVDAVLSRWLTPEFRHANPDTLTRLLATFRANTDAGYLACCAAIRDTDLRDDIHRITAPTLIIAGTHDPVTTVADGQLIQKKITDAQLVELAAAHLSAVEVADAFAQALQEFLPKPIAEQKCLEWMLSDRATYDAGMAVRRDVLGSAHVDRANAGITDFNADFQDFITRYAWGEIWTRPGLSRHSRSLITLGMLIALNREAEFKMHVRAAFNNGVTVDEIKEVIMHSALYCGLPAANAAFHAASEILNEQRL
- a CDS encoding 4-hydroxybenzoate 3-monooxygenase; the encoded protein is MNHHTQVGIIGAGPAGLLLSQLLHQEGIRSVVLENRTRERVESRQRAGLLEQNTVDRLQQAGASDRLDREGLVHDGVILSYNGQRHRIDLAQLTDGSRVTIYAQTEVVKDLIRLRLDADSQQNSTQRSTAQSILFEAEAKRIDGLETPAPTIHYTQNGEKHTLTCDFVAGCDGFHGISRASIPSELTKVYDKVYPYCWLGILAKVPPSTHELIYAYHERGFALHSMRSSEISRLYVQCNVADRLEDWPDERIWSELQIRLGSTGWVLAEGPILEKTITPMRSFVSEPMQHGRLFLAGDSAHIVPPTGAKGLNMAVADTGHLFDALMTWYREGSRADLDTYTEGCMRRVWRVQEFSNFMTELLHHNPERTPFDAHLQASRFNQLITSQAASALVAENYVGLAAKQSAEATT
- a CDS encoding 3-oxoacid CoA-transferase, which codes for MKTVPQLTVADAAALVNEGDTLLQGGFGMTGNPVHLMHALAETGIKDLTFIGNNVGETGIGGGRLLRNGQIKKMIGSFFTSNPDAVKAAQSGQVDYELLPQGTLAEAIRAGGAGIGGFYTPTSAGTPLAQGRETKLIDGIEHVFIKSIRGNVAFVRAWRADTAGNLQYRMTENNFNKAMATAADLVIAEVEEIVPVGQIAPEEVHTPGCFVDYLVQATLTLEDLGSSASVSTSKKVDEVRMNMARRALVELKKGDVVNLGIGIPTLIADLITDEHGIILHTENGMLGVGPGPADGGGAMDYPVNAGKIPVTALKGSSYFDSADSFAMIRGGHIDVAIMGGLEVDETANLANWAVPGKPLLGVGGAMDLAKGAKRLIITMTHVNPDGSPKLVQQCTLPLTAMGVVDMVITDLAVFAFPAGKLTLLELMPGATLDDVRAKTSATFLMSERMKE
- the pcaF gene encoding 3-oxoadipyl-CoA thiolase, with amino-acid sequence MNEAYIIDAIRTPIGNFGGSLSTVRADDLAALPIKELLKRNPNLPADAIDDVILGCHNQAGEDNRNVARMALLLAGLPYTVPGETVNRLCSSGMSAVIHANRAIKAGDGDVFIAGGMEHMTRGPWVISKTSKPFGNDAQMFDSSFGWRFINPKMQAMYGVDAMGITAENLAEIYHISREDQDLFAYHSQQKATKAQQSGRLAEEIVAVEIPVKKGEPIVFRTDEFVKPNTALAVLATLKPAFKKEGGVTAGNSAGLNDGAAAMIVASQEGVNRYQLTPKARIVASAVVGVEPRIMGIGPVPATKKVLQKAGLQLDDIDVIELNEAFAAQSLACIRELGMADNDPRVNPNGGAIALGHPLGMSGTRLVQTAVLELQRQNKRYALATMCVGVGMGYAIVLERAN